In one window of Comamonas testosteroni DNA:
- a CDS encoding nucleotidyltransferase family protein, producing the protein MPTPERFVADVLKNINNRTIVERWDDLNLPDGWLVAGCLFQTVWNLQAQRNPADSIKDYDLFYFDPSSTTESAEQKVQAHADRVLRDLDIKIEVTNQARVHLWYESYFGRPYQALRSSCEGIDRFLIPATCVGLRPGCLYAPNSLELIYDGVLALNPLTPHRELFEQKAESYQARWPWLRIVAQGHPAQRTDAR; encoded by the coding sequence ATGCCTACGCCTGAGCGCTTCGTTGCGGATGTTCTGAAAAATATCAACAATCGCACGATTGTGGAGCGCTGGGATGATTTGAATCTTCCAGATGGCTGGCTTGTTGCAGGCTGCTTATTTCAGACAGTGTGGAATTTGCAGGCGCAACGAAATCCTGCGGATTCCATCAAAGATTACGATCTCTTCTACTTTGATCCATCGAGCACCACTGAGAGTGCGGAACAGAAAGTACAAGCACATGCCGATCGCGTTTTACGCGACCTGGATATCAAGATTGAAGTCACGAACCAGGCTCGGGTTCACTTGTGGTACGAGTCATATTTCGGTCGTCCCTATCAGGCACTGCGAAGCTCTTGCGAGGGAATCGATCGCTTCCTGATCCCAGCTACTTGCGTGGGCCTTCGCCCAGGCTGCCTCTATGCGCCGAACAGCCTGGAGCTGATCTATGACGGCGTTTTGGCGCTCAATCCATTGACCCCGCATCGTGAGCTTTTCGAGCAAAAGGCCGAGTCCTACCAGGCGCGTTGGCCATGGCTGCGAATCGTTGCCCAGGGTCATCCGGCTCAGAGAACTGATGCACGCTGA
- a CDS encoding Rieske 2Fe-2S domain-containing protein, whose product MATTKDYRLGEFTYPRGWFMISEASALDTHKPVAVRFFGQDFALYRGRESGKVVLLDAYCPHMKTHLAAPNATSYVVIDGGGSNVEGDGIRCPYHGWRFGADGKCNHIPYHDGAIPAAAAVKSWKVVEQYGAIWVWFDPEGGEPDYDLPTFGDWHDETYVNGQWDYLGELHQHPMEVVDNIADYGHLSPIHGSTVARFENEFKGHNAIQRQCGGHRTLVGEGGASADLHTDTWYHGPAILVSKVSGMFNSFMMIMHTPIEDGRIKVWHNLLVKTAHGGLPTKADEIAAKQYQEASRLAFAQDFEVWSQKAPCLNPLFIPSDGAFLKARIWYKQFYNPRSKAAEYLDQCEGRYIPRGMVAYTQEAEEATA is encoded by the coding sequence ATGGCAACCACGAAGGACTACCGCCTCGGTGAATTCACCTACCCGCGTGGCTGGTTCATGATTTCCGAGGCCAGTGCGCTCGACACCCACAAGCCCGTGGCCGTGCGCTTCTTCGGCCAGGATTTCGCGCTCTACCGTGGCCGCGAAAGCGGCAAGGTCGTGCTGCTGGACGCTTACTGCCCCCATATGAAGACCCATCTGGCAGCGCCCAACGCCACCAGCTATGTGGTGATCGACGGAGGCGGCAGCAATGTGGAAGGCGACGGCATCCGCTGCCCCTACCACGGCTGGCGCTTCGGCGCGGACGGCAAGTGCAACCACATCCCCTATCACGACGGAGCCATTCCGGCTGCGGCTGCGGTCAAGAGCTGGAAGGTGGTCGAGCAGTACGGCGCCATCTGGGTCTGGTTCGATCCCGAAGGTGGCGAGCCCGACTACGATCTGCCCACTTTTGGCGACTGGCATGACGAGACCTATGTCAACGGCCAGTGGGACTACCTGGGCGAGCTGCACCAGCACCCCATGGAGGTCGTGGACAATATTGCCGACTATGGTCACCTCAGCCCCATCCACGGCTCCACCGTGGCGCGCTTCGAGAACGAATTCAAGGGCCACAACGCCATCCAGCGCCAGTGCGGCGGTCACCGCACCCTGGTGGGCGAAGGCGGTGCCAGCGCCGATCTGCACACCGACACCTGGTACCACGGCCCCGCCATCCTGGTCTCCAAGGTCAGCGGCATGTTCAACTCCTTCATGATGATCATGCATACCCCCATCGAGGACGGCAGGATCAAGGTCTGGCACAACCTGCTGGTCAAGACCGCGCATGGCGGCCTGCCCACCAAGGCGGATGAGATCGCAGCCAAGCAGTACCAGGAGGCCAGCCGCTTGGCCTTTGCCCAGGACTTCGAAGTCTGGTCGCAGAAGGCACCCTGCCTGAACCCGCTGTTCATCCCCAGCGACGGCGCCTTCCTCAAGGCCCGCATCTGGTACAAGCAGTTCTACAACCCCCGCTCCAAGGCGGCCGAGTATCTGGACCAGTGCGAAGGCAGGTACATTCCGCGCGGCATGGTGGCCTATACCCAGGAAGCCGAAGAAGCGACGGCCTGA
- a CDS encoding spinster family MFS transporter, whose amino-acid sequence MHTPQTPPPAVSWRTHLSLALLALVYIFSFIDRQVLSILLEPVKQEFGASDTEMGLLTGLAFGLIYAMLGVPVGRLADTRNRRNIVALCCGIWSLATAACGMATQYWHMLLARMSVAVGEAGGMAPSVSIVSDLYPPRMRSFAISLFMMGPNLGTLLGLVIGGMVAQHYGWRSVFLAFGIPGVILALLVYFFVKEPARGAYESTRPAAQGSTPRESMFAQVRRLLGMAPLRNICIACGVAGIAGYGYGVWAPSFFMRIHGMSISHAGLVFGLASGLGAVFGAMFCGWLSDRLTQRDSRWQLRLAAMGTFCAVPAGVAVFFWPVSDFWTVAGIKVPYAMAFALLFGFFASWFATLSYSAVSQMVTAAERSVASALLNLFMTLLGVGLGPLVTGILSDYFSRAHGSEGLRWALMGVTSLLVITSLFFALAIRSYQQRLQQLQMAAA is encoded by the coding sequence ATGCACACCCCTCAAACCCCGCCTCCCGCCGTCAGCTGGCGCACTCATCTCAGCCTCGCCCTGCTGGCGCTGGTCTATATTTTCTCCTTCATCGACCGACAGGTTCTGTCTATTTTGCTGGAGCCCGTCAAACAGGAATTCGGTGCCTCCGACACCGAGATGGGTTTGCTCACGGGGCTGGCCTTCGGTCTGATCTATGCCATGCTGGGTGTGCCTGTGGGGCGTCTGGCCGACACCCGCAACCGCCGCAACATCGTGGCCCTGTGCTGCGGCATCTGGAGCCTTGCCACCGCTGCCTGCGGCATGGCCACGCAGTACTGGCACATGCTGCTGGCCCGCATGAGCGTTGCCGTGGGCGAAGCCGGCGGCATGGCGCCCTCGGTGTCCATCGTCTCGGACCTGTACCCCCCCAGGATGCGTTCGTTTGCCATCAGTCTGTTCATGATGGGCCCCAACCTGGGAACGCTGCTGGGCCTGGTCATCGGCGGCATGGTGGCCCAGCACTACGGCTGGCGCTCGGTGTTTCTCGCCTTCGGCATTCCGGGCGTAATTCTTGCGCTGCTGGTGTATTTCTTTGTCAAGGAGCCGGCACGTGGCGCCTATGAAAGCACCAGGCCCGCAGCGCAGGGCAGCACCCCGCGCGAATCCATGTTTGCCCAGGTCAGGCGTTTGCTGGGCATGGCACCGCTGCGCAATATCTGCATCGCCTGCGGCGTGGCCGGTATTGCCGGTTATGGCTACGGTGTCTGGGCGCCGAGCTTTTTCATGCGCATTCACGGCATGAGCATCTCCCACGCCGGCCTGGTGTTCGGCCTGGCCAGCGGCCTGGGTGCCGTGTTCGGCGCCATGTTCTGCGGCTGGCTCAGCGACAGATTGACGCAGCGCGACTCGCGCTGGCAGCTGCGCCTGGCCGCCATGGGCACCTTCTGCGCCGTGCCTGCAGGCGTGGCCGTGTTTTTCTGGCCCGTGTCCGACTTCTGGACGGTTGCCGGCATCAAGGTTCCCTATGCCATGGCATTTGCCCTGCTGTTCGGCTTCTTTGCGAGCTGGTTTGCCACGCTCTCCTACAGCGCCGTCAGCCAGATGGTGACTGCCGCCGAACGCAGCGTTGCCTCGGCACTTCTCAATCTTTTCATGACCTTGCTCGGCGTGGGCCTGGGTCCGCTGGTAACCGGCATTTTGTCGGACTACTTTTCCCGGGCCCATGGCTCCGAAGGCCTGCGCTGGGCGCTGATGGGCGTGACCTCGCTGCTCGTCATCACTTCGCTTTTCTTCGCGTTGGCCATCCGCTCCTATCAGCAGCGCCTGCAGCAGTTGCAGATGGCTGCCGCCTGA
- a CDS encoding LysR family transcriptional regulator encodes MSIANNSEESVAGKLANLKRLAYFAAVVETGSFTAAADRLGITKAVVSQQVARLEREFHTTLLTRTTRKVVATDAGRIFYQRCASILKDAGDAFDELGEVAAEPSGTLRLTAPLDYGITAVVPAITEFTRHYPQCKVDAVFSDQPLDLMSGQVELAIRVGWLSHLNVQARQIGSFRQLLVAAPSLRRQVTQLKQPQHISELPFVANTALREPCNWSFSRSELERQSVTVHPVISLDATLAVREAVRHGAGLSVLPDFAVADDLKSGTLIQVLPRWSLPSGGIHAVFPTARFRPAKVKAFVDLMQEQIRSRA; translated from the coding sequence ATGTCAATAGCAAACAATTCCGAAGAATCCGTCGCCGGCAAGCTGGCCAATCTCAAGCGCCTGGCCTACTTTGCGGCCGTGGTGGAAACCGGCAGCTTCACGGCGGCTGCGGACCGGCTGGGCATCACCAAGGCCGTGGTCAGCCAGCAGGTCGCAAGGCTGGAGCGCGAATTCCACACGACGCTTCTGACGCGCACCACCCGCAAGGTCGTTGCCACCGACGCAGGCCGGATCTTCTATCAACGCTGCGCATCCATCCTCAAGGATGCGGGCGATGCCTTCGACGAGCTGGGGGAAGTGGCGGCCGAGCCTTCGGGAACCTTGCGTCTGACCGCCCCGCTGGACTATGGCATCACGGCCGTGGTACCCGCCATCACCGAGTTCACGCGGCACTATCCCCAATGCAAGGTGGACGCCGTGTTCAGCGACCAGCCGCTTGATCTGATGTCGGGGCAGGTCGAGCTGGCAATCCGCGTCGGCTGGCTTTCCCACTTGAATGTGCAGGCTCGTCAGATCGGGAGCTTCAGGCAATTGCTGGTCGCCGCTCCCTCGTTGCGCCGGCAAGTGACGCAGCTCAAACAGCCGCAGCACATCAGCGAGTTGCCCTTTGTTGCAAACACTGCCTTGCGTGAGCCATGCAACTGGAGCTTCTCGCGCAGCGAACTGGAGCGCCAGAGCGTGACCGTGCACCCGGTGATCTCGCTCGATGCGACGCTGGCCGTGCGCGAAGCCGTGCGTCATGGGGCGGGCTTGTCGGTATTGCCCGACTTCGCCGTGGCCGATGATTTGAAGAGCGGCACGCTGATACAGGTGCTGCCCAGGTGGTCACTGCCATCGGGGGGCATTCATGCCGTGTTCCCGACCGCACGATTCCGGCCTGCAAAGGTCAAAGCTTTCGTGGATCTGATGCAGGAGCAAATCCGCTCCAGAGCATGA
- a CDS encoding MBL fold metallo-hydrolase has translation MMNRRDFVQTAAAAGIATGLAGCAAAVTGHSKLQWKHFPADDKGFFRAPVLLSGDREAILIDGGFSLPDGRAVAEAIKASGKQLTTIYVSQSDPDYYFSLGPIKAAFPAARVLAASDTIAAIRANVQKKIATWAPQLKENGPQKLADIVFPEAYDGPALMLEGSTIEIVKAQGLENRRYLWVPSLNAVFGGVLVFSGLHVWTADTPTPASRAAWVKNLEAIAARNPAVVVPGHLGTQGALDVSAVNYTREYLLAFEQELAKAANSDALIAAMNRRYPDAGLAAALQIGAKVAMGEMKWG, from the coding sequence ATGATGAATCGCCGAGACTTTGTCCAAACCGCCGCCGCTGCCGGCATCGCCACAGGCCTGGCTGGTTGCGCCGCTGCCGTGACCGGCCATTCCAAGCTGCAATGGAAGCACTTTCCCGCAGACGACAAAGGCTTCTTCCGTGCGCCCGTGCTGCTCTCGGGCGACAGGGAGGCCATTCTCATCGATGGCGGCTTTTCCCTGCCCGATGGCCGTGCCGTGGCCGAAGCCATCAAGGCATCGGGCAAGCAACTGACCACCATCTACGTCAGCCAGAGCGACCCGGACTATTACTTCAGCCTGGGCCCGATCAAGGCCGCCTTTCCCGCTGCCAGGGTGCTGGCCGCCTCCGACACCATTGCCGCCATCCGCGCCAACGTGCAAAAGAAGATAGCTACCTGGGCACCCCAGCTCAAGGAGAACGGTCCGCAGAAGCTCGCCGACATCGTCTTTCCTGAAGCCTATGACGGCCCCGCGCTGATGCTGGAGGGCAGCACCATCGAAATCGTCAAGGCACAAGGACTGGAGAACCGCCGCTACCTGTGGGTTCCCTCGCTGAATGCGGTCTTCGGTGGCGTGCTGGTCTTCTCGGGTCTGCACGTGTGGACGGCCGATACCCCGACGCCAGCCTCCCGCGCCGCCTGGGTAAAGAACCTGGAAGCCATCGCCGCGCGCAATCCGGCCGTGGTCGTTCCGGGCCACCTGGGCACCCAGGGAGCGCTGGATGTTTCGGCCGTGAACTACACCCGCGAGTACCTGCTGGCCTTCGAGCAGGAGCTGGCCAAGGCGGCCAACAGCGACGCGCTGATCGCAGCCATGAACCGGCGCTACCCTGACGCCGGCCTGGCCGCTGCGCTGCAGATCGGTGCCAAGGTGGCCATGGGTGAGATGAAGTGGGGCTGA
- a CDS encoding DsbA family protein translates to MESMVTKTLHYVFDPLCGWCYGAAAAVAALRKAPEVELRLLPSGLFAGEGARLMDDGFAAYAWGNDQRIELLTGQRFSERYRSHVLSDRQQMFDSGPATLALSAVSLCNPERELDALEAIQHARYVNGEDITQPQTLMAVLQALGLEQAAASLLRSDGELLAANRARIEGAKALQSQLGARGVPSFILQTNGQRQLLNSSAAYSNPQAFAEQIAKA, encoded by the coding sequence ATGGAGTCCATGGTGACCAAGACCCTGCATTACGTATTCGACCCCCTGTGCGGCTGGTGCTACGGTGCCGCCGCCGCGGTGGCGGCTCTGCGCAAAGCGCCTGAGGTCGAACTGCGCCTGCTGCCCAGCGGCCTTTTCGCAGGCGAAGGTGCCCGTCTCATGGACGATGGCTTTGCCGCCTATGCCTGGGGCAACGATCAACGCATCGAGCTCCTGACGGGCCAGCGCTTTAGCGAGCGCTACCGCAGCCATGTGCTGTCGGATCGTCAGCAGATGTTCGACAGCGGCCCGGCCACCCTGGCGCTGAGCGCTGTCAGTCTGTGCAATCCGGAGCGTGAACTTGACGCCCTTGAAGCCATTCAGCATGCCCGCTACGTCAATGGCGAGGACATCACGCAACCGCAGACACTGATGGCAGTTCTGCAGGCCCTGGGGCTGGAGCAGGCTGCGGCAAGCCTGCTGCGCTCTGATGGCGAACTGCTGGCTGCCAATCGAGCCCGCATTGAAGGGGCAAAGGCGCTGCAGAGCCAGCTTGGCGCACGTGGCGTTCCAAGCTTCATCCTGCAAACCAATGGCCAGCGCCAATTGCTGAACTCCAGTGCCGCTTACTCCAATCCGCAGGCCTTTGCCGAGCAAATCGCCAAGGCCTGA
- a CDS encoding glucose 1-dehydrogenase — protein MNEIFRQFSLEGQVAVVTGAGKGIGRACAVTLAKAGADVALFARTEADLQAVKAEIEALGRRAIAVQGDVNKEEDLDQLIVRTVEELGKINVLINNVGGGGPNDPRKVAGKAVREMLAFNVVPAYTLIQKAAAAMEAAGGGAVVNISSTAARYSQKYFSAYGAAKAALNQMTRCLAQDFGPKVRINAIEPGTIMTDALAPFLTPDRKERMEKTTPMARLGQPEDIANAALFLASPASSWVTGKVLGVDGGVEAPNF, from the coding sequence ATGAACGAGATTTTTCGCCAGTTTTCGCTGGAGGGGCAGGTGGCCGTGGTGACCGGCGCGGGCAAGGGTATCGGCCGTGCATGCGCTGTCACGCTGGCGAAGGCCGGTGCCGATGTGGCGCTGTTTGCGCGCACCGAAGCGGACCTGCAGGCAGTCAAGGCCGAGATTGAAGCGCTGGGCCGCCGCGCCATTGCCGTGCAGGGCGATGTGAACAAGGAAGAAGATCTGGACCAGCTCATCGTCCGCACCGTGGAGGAGCTGGGCAAGATCAATGTGCTCATCAACAATGTGGGCGGTGGCGGCCCCAACGACCCGCGCAAGGTGGCGGGCAAGGCGGTGCGCGAGATGCTGGCGTTCAATGTGGTGCCGGCGTACACGCTGATCCAGAAGGCCGCTGCGGCCATGGAGGCGGCGGGCGGCGGGGCCGTGGTCAATATCTCGTCCACGGCCGCACGCTATTCGCAAAAGTACTTCAGCGCCTATGGTGCGGCCAAGGCCGCGCTCAACCAGATGACGCGCTGCCTGGCGCAGGACTTCGGTCCCAAGGTACGTATCAACGCCATCGAGCCCGGCACCATCATGACCGATGCACTGGCACCGTTTCTCACGCCGGATCGCAAGGAGCGCATGGAAAAAACCACACCCATGGCACGCCTGGGTCAGCCCGAAGACATCGCCAATGCCGCGCTGTTTCTGGCCAGCCCCGCATCCAGCTGGGTGACCGGCAAGGTGCTGGGGGTGGACGGTGGCGTGGAAGCGCCCAACTTCTGA
- a CDS encoding aminoglycoside phosphotransferase family protein: MPNLDLFDIHLQRWSAKVAGDPFTTHTSDLLPVTLTRNWAGLPAMIKIMRSLDERIGARVLQWWGGNGAARVYACDQDAGALLMERATGSRHLLHMAREGEDDAATSCICRTIEQLHSKRPSAPPEELLPLTDFFKSLPLMAQQEGGLMAECATVAGELLNEQREPVVLHGDAHHGNILDFDRRGWLAIDPKRVTGERYYDYVSVLCNPELETCTDPERFARQLAVVIKVTGLERRRLLKWVMAHAALSAAWFLEDGERARANRQLAVAQLARQALG; this comes from the coding sequence ATGCCCAACCTCGACCTGTTTGATATCCATCTCCAACGCTGGAGCGCGAAGGTGGCCGGTGACCCCTTCACCACGCATACAAGTGACCTTCTGCCCGTCACCCTTACAAGGAACTGGGCAGGTCTGCCTGCAATGATCAAAATCATGCGAAGCCTTGATGAGCGCATCGGCGCCAGGGTGCTTCAATGGTGGGGTGGCAATGGCGCAGCGCGAGTCTATGCTTGCGACCAAGATGCAGGAGCGCTGCTGATGGAGCGCGCAACCGGCTCCAGGCATTTGCTGCACATGGCCAGAGAAGGCGAAGATGATGCAGCGACAAGCTGTATCTGCCGCACCATCGAGCAACTGCATTCGAAGAGACCCTCGGCACCCCCTGAAGAACTGCTGCCACTGACGGATTTTTTCAAGTCTCTCCCGCTGATGGCGCAGCAGGAAGGCGGCTTGATGGCCGAATGCGCAACGGTGGCAGGTGAGCTGCTCAATGAGCAGCGTGAGCCTGTCGTCCTGCATGGTGATGCGCACCACGGCAACATACTCGATTTCGACAGGCGTGGATGGCTGGCGATAGATCCAAAGCGCGTCACCGGTGAGCGGTACTACGACTACGTGAGCGTGCTGTGCAACCCCGAGCTGGAGACTTGCACCGACCCGGAGCGCTTCGCTCGGCAGCTTGCCGTAGTCATCAAGGTCACGGGGCTGGAGCGTCGGCGTTTGCTCAAATGGGTCATGGCTCACGCCGCTTTGTCGGCGGCCTGGTTCCTGGAGGACGGAGAGCGCGCCCGGGCCAACAGGCAACTGGCCGTTGCGCAGCTCGCCCGACAGGCGCTGGGCTGA
- a CDS encoding nuclear transport factor 2 family protein, translating into MTTNLDIIRATYEGSSEENGRNLLAVLAPDARWTEAAGFPYAGTYVGPQQIVAGVFQRLATEWDGYSAKVHTYLADGDRVAAFGVYSGTYRKTGKAMTASFAHLYRLSDGRITSMEQYVDSHPVQQALLA; encoded by the coding sequence ATGACCACCAATCTGGATATCATCCGCGCGACCTACGAAGGTTCGTCCGAAGAGAACGGCAGGAATCTGCTGGCCGTACTGGCACCCGATGCCAGATGGACAGAGGCTGCCGGCTTTCCCTATGCCGGCACTTACGTCGGCCCGCAGCAGATTGTCGCGGGCGTGTTTCAACGGCTGGCAACGGAGTGGGACGGCTACAGCGCCAAGGTCCATACCTACCTGGCCGATGGCGATCGTGTGGCAGCCTTCGGCGTCTATTCGGGAACCTACCGCAAGACGGGCAAAGCGATGACGGCGAGCTTCGCTCACCTGTATCGGCTCAGCGACGGCAGGATCACGAGCATGGAGCAGTATGTGGACAGCCATCCGGTGCAGCAGGCGCTGCTGGCCTGA
- a CDS encoding coniferyl aldehyde dehydrogenase: MTQTNSSIGIRQLLDMQKQAFIEEAAVSADVRMQRIQQVIDMLVEHKEALCQAMGEDFGGRPAVFSLANDILGSLSSLKHARDHLKGWLGDSERPSVKPFDMFGATAWVKYQPKGVIGIIGTWNAPLFTLLSPLACAFAAGNRAVLKPSEIAPRTAQVLAEAVAKRFDPQVLAVVQGGPEVAAAFAEQPWNHLVFTGSTSVGKLIMAAAARNLVPVTLELGGKSPVLVGDSADIANAAERIAVGKSLNSGQLCVSPDVVWVHESRLQALADGIASQYQALYPSVTGNADMTPVINERHHARVKAYVDDARARGLTVLEVGAAQAGADRRLPLALVVNPPAEAEISQHEIFGPALVLRSFQNIRDAVAAINSGERPLALYYFGSDETEQNWVLDNTLSGGVSINDVVMHPALEDAPFGGVGASGMGHYHGREGFLEFSHARSVYKAGNHDPRREWGMLPPYNEQFAQMLQAAVTP; the protein is encoded by the coding sequence ATGACCCAGACGAATTCGTCCATCGGCATTCGCCAACTGCTGGACATGCAAAAACAGGCCTTTATCGAAGAGGCCGCAGTCAGCGCCGATGTGCGCATGCAGCGCATTCAGCAAGTCATCGACATGCTGGTGGAGCACAAGGAGGCACTGTGCCAGGCCATGGGCGAAGACTTTGGTGGCCGCCCCGCTGTGTTCTCGCTGGCCAATGACATTCTCGGCTCGCTGTCCTCGCTCAAGCATGCACGCGATCACCTCAAGGGCTGGCTGGGTGACTCCGAGCGTCCCAGCGTCAAACCCTTCGACATGTTTGGTGCCACGGCCTGGGTCAAGTACCAGCCCAAGGGCGTGATCGGCATCATCGGCACCTGGAATGCGCCTCTGTTCACCTTGCTGTCGCCGCTGGCCTGCGCGTTCGCGGCGGGCAACCGGGCCGTGCTCAAACCTTCCGAAATTGCACCGCGTACGGCCCAGGTGCTGGCCGAGGCCGTGGCCAAGCGCTTTGACCCCCAGGTGCTGGCCGTGGTGCAGGGCGGTCCCGAAGTGGCTGCGGCATTTGCCGAGCAGCCCTGGAACCATCTGGTCTTCACGGGCTCCACCAGCGTGGGCAAGCTCATCATGGCGGCCGCCGCCAGGAACCTGGTGCCCGTGACGCTGGAGCTGGGTGGCAAGTCCCCCGTGCTGGTGGGCGATTCCGCCGACATCGCCAATGCGGCCGAGCGCATCGCCGTTGGCAAGTCGCTCAACTCCGGCCAGCTTTGCGTGTCACCCGACGTGGTCTGGGTCCATGAATCCCGCCTGCAGGCGCTGGCCGATGGCATTGCCTCGCAATACCAGGCGCTGTATCCCTCGGTGACAGGCAACGCAGACATGACGCCCGTGATCAACGAGCGCCACCACGCACGTGTGAAAGCCTATGTCGATGATGCCAGGGCGCGTGGTCTGACCGTGCTGGAAGTCGGTGCCGCGCAAGCCGGCGCAGACCGCCGCCTGCCGCTGGCGCTGGTCGTCAACCCGCCAGCCGAAGCCGAAATATCCCAGCACGAAATCTTCGGCCCGGCCCTGGTGCTGCGAAGCTTCCAGAACATCCGCGATGCGGTGGCCGCGATCAATTCCGGTGAGCGCCCGCTGGCGCTGTACTACTTCGGCAGCGACGAGACGGAGCAGAACTGGGTGCTGGACAACACGCTGTCCGGCGGTGTCTCCATCAATGATGTGGTCATGCATCCTGCGTTGGAGGATGCGCCGTTTGGCGGCGTCGGTGCTTCGGGCATGGGCCACTACCATGGCCGCGAGGGTTTTCTCGAGTTCAGTCATGCCCGCTCCGTCTACAAGGCCGGCAACCACGACCCGCGTCGCGAGTGGGGCATGCTGCCGCCCTATAACGAGCAGTTTGCACAGATGCTGCAGGCAGCAGTCACTCCCTGA
- a CDS encoding GNAT family N-acetyltransferase, protein MSKNDAATTVVVREVQPHDFEAWLSLWDGYNAFYGRAGATELAKEITQKTWERFFNPIEPVFALVAENAGEVVGLAHYIFHRSTTRLGPVCYLQDLFTAPTRRQLGIGKALINGVYRQAMLAGSNRVYWQTQSTNEAGRALYDKLAKHSGFIVYSHEL, encoded by the coding sequence ATGTCCAAAAATGACGCTGCAACAACTGTCGTAGTAAGAGAAGTCCAACCACATGACTTTGAAGCGTGGCTTTCACTTTGGGATGGCTACAACGCTTTCTATGGAAGGGCCGGAGCTACCGAACTGGCAAAGGAAATTACCCAGAAAACTTGGGAGCGATTCTTTAATCCCATCGAACCGGTCTTTGCGCTGGTCGCTGAAAATGCAGGAGAAGTGGTTGGTCTGGCGCATTACATATTTCACCGTAGTACCACGAGACTGGGCCCTGTCTGCTACCTGCAGGATCTTTTCACGGCCCCGACAAGGCGTCAGCTTGGAATTGGCAAGGCGCTCATCAACGGCGTCTACAGGCAAGCCATGCTGGCTGGCTCAAATCGCGTCTATTGGCAAACACAATCAACCAATGAAGCCGGCCGTGCGCTCTACGACAAGTTAGCCAAACATAGCGGTTTCATCGTGTACAGCCATGAACTCTAG
- a CDS encoding SDR family NAD(P)-dependent oxidoreductase, with protein MSRPVVLITGASRGIGAATAVFFAVKGWRVAITARTLSEGAQMANQLRLPGGQLLSGSLESTAKAIEAAGGEVFAHVMDLMDLSSLDKAADAVLKRFGRVDLLINNAVYQNREINHLIPEITAESLQRCMQGNVIAPFHLAQRLLPAMAAQGGGRIINVCSAAGQYNPPVPADQGGWGFAYGASKAAIARLAGCINTEYKQQNVRAFSVNPGVVTTEAVKATLGDDGLLAQRYGASTPEEIAEALFWLGTEKDALPLAKSYTMIDLQPLHKERVAATT; from the coding sequence ATGAGCCGACCCGTCGTTCTCATCACCGGTGCCAGCCGCGGCATCGGCGCGGCAACCGCCGTCTTCTTTGCCGTCAAGGGATGGCGCGTGGCCATCACCGCCCGCACGCTGAGCGAAGGTGCGCAGATGGCAAACCAGCTGCGCCTGCCAGGCGGCCAGCTTCTGTCCGGCAGTCTGGAGTCCACCGCCAAGGCCATCGAGGCCGCCGGGGGCGAGGTCTTTGCGCATGTCATGGACCTGATGGACCTGAGCAGCCTGGACAAGGCCGCAGACGCTGTGCTCAAACGCTTTGGCCGTGTCGATCTGCTGATCAACAACGCCGTCTACCAGAACCGCGAGATCAACCACCTGATCCCCGAGATCACGGCCGAGTCGCTGCAGCGCTGCATGCAGGGCAATGTCATCGCCCCTTTCCATCTGGCGCAGCGCCTGCTGCCGGCCATGGCGGCACAAGGCGGCGGCCGCATCATCAATGTGTGCTCGGCTGCCGGTCAGTACAACCCGCCCGTGCCCGCCGACCAGGGCGGCTGGGGCTTTGCCTATGGAGCCTCCAAGGCCGCCATTGCGCGCCTGGCCGGCTGCATCAACACCGAATACAAGCAGCAGAATGTGCGCGCCTTCAGCGTCAACCCCGGCGTGGTGACGACCGAGGCCGTCAAGGCCACGCTGGGCGACGACGGCCTGCTGGCTCAGCGCTATGGTGCCTCCACCCCCGAAGAGATTGCGGAGGCACTGTTCTGGCTGGGCACGGAGAAAGACGCTCTGCCACTGGCCAAGAGCTACACCATGATTGACCTGCAACCACTTCACAAAGAGCGCGTGGCGGCGACCACGTGA